A segment of the Gossypium hirsutum isolate 1008001.06 chromosome D10, Gossypium_hirsutum_v2.1, whole genome shotgun sequence genome:
TTGCCACTCATTAGTTCAAATAGGAGAACCCCGAAACTGTAAACATCACTTTTCTTAGTAAAAATTGATGTAGATATGTATTCTGGGTCTACGTAACCGAAAGTTCCTTTAATATCAGATGAAGAATGCAAAGCACTCTTCTCCTGCCTTGAAATCCCAAAGTCAGCTACCTGCACAGTATGGCCTTATTAAGCCTCATTCATAGGAGAAATGAAGTATCTAGCAGAGAACTGAAAACTTACTCTAGCTTTCATGAAGTGATCCAACAAAATATTCGACGATTTGATGTCCCGGTGCACTACTGGTGGAACAGCCTGTTATGAAAACTGGCGAGTGAGCAAACTATGTATTTAAACCGTAAACCCTAAACCAGATTAACTTACCCCATAATGAAGATATTCCAAACCCCTTGCCACATCTAGAGCTATCTGTACCCTCAGATTCCAGGTCAAAGGCTCAAGTTTTTCATCTGCAATTCAAACGTGATAATGCATTTTGCATCATGACAAGTACTATTGAATTTGTTTCTTGGACAAAGTATGCATGCATTTTTATGATAGATGACGTTACATGAATGGAGTTTcaatggtaaaagtatcatggataCTTTTGTACTAACTGATAGATTATGCTATGTTTTCTTTATTCAAAAGAATGAGCAAGTTAATATATTGTACGtaagattaaaaagtaaattgatcatttttgttaaatttaatcaatttttactgttaaaaacagATGTggttgataaaataattaaataattacatataGCGTGCTATGTGTATTTCATGTTGGCATATAGatattagtttttaataataaaaatagatgaatGAATTCTTAACAGAAAAATatgtttgatttaatttaaagtataaaaattaatttatatatctcTTAATAGAAAGGTAGAGTGCAATGCTATTCGTGCCCTTATCAGCTTTGATTATTCTTACTGTATAAATGGGAGGCAAGGCTTCCATTTCTCATATAAACATAAACAAGCATATGCAGTCCTCTTTCAGCACAATACCCCATCAAGTTCACGAGGTTCCTATGGTGTAATCTTCCAAGCAACAGAACCTACAAAGCAACAAAATATTGATGTGTACAAGCTTTCACTTGATTTCCAATAAAACCAAATCATTGATTCATAGGACATGGAAATGGAAAACAGATTTTAGTTACCTCAGTAAGGAATTCCATTGCACCTTGCTTGGAATCAGTAGCAAGCACTTTAACAGCAACTGTCTGACCAGTTGTTATTTGAGCTTTATAAAGAGGACCAAATGCCCCTTCACCTATATTCGTCGTAAAATTCCATGTGGCTTTTTGTAGCTCTCTGCAAAACATTTCGTCCTGAAATAacgttgagaaagaaaataaacgaAAAGAAAGTCTGAAATGCAAAAACCCTTTCATACTTGTAAGAGTATTTTGGTATGCCGCATGCGGATGCCACACTCTTCCTCCGAAGCCCTTCTAACCATTGGGGCATGTTACTCCATTCAGATGTCCTAGGGGAATCTCGACTATGGTTAGAATCCGACAATACTGTGCTGGAATCTGATCCATGAATACGGATGGGGTGATTGTCAGCCCTTGGACCAACCTTTTCCGTATCATGAGATCGATCGAAACGTCTCTTTCGGTACATAATGTACCATGCAATAGCCATGGCCAAAATAATACCAACTCCTACTCCAATGGTGGTGCCAAAAACTAATCCCAACTCGCAAGTTCtcatttcttaaaataaaacctgttaaaattttcacttaaatctattatttaataagaaaaaagaaaaagaagaagaaaaacatgtaaagttatgttttcttttttcagTTTTTGTTTGATACCTACAAGCATGTGCGGATTAGACCGGACCTGTCTGGGAAAATTATAACCATCCATATATAGCCCAAGTGCATGTGCATTGGTATTAATTAAATAacgttaagattttttttatatagtaataaaGCTGGataatcattaattaaaattaaggatGTGACACGTAATTAAGTACTTGTCAATCCAGACGATTGCTTTAATGGATTAGTATGTTTGCCTTCAATATGGAGATTTTATGCCTATTTTGGTGTTTGATGATATCTGGGAAAAAATGGATTAAAGGCAATGGAAGGCAATCAAATATACTGGCGTAATTCGTTTCCTTATTTAGATGATTAGGGTGGTGAAAATACGGAAATAGATGAAACTTTTGCCTACATTACCTATTAAGTGATGATTAGTTATCGAGGGAAAAAGGTAATAAACAAGAagttatttactattattatggtagtgaaaattgaaaaatgtattATGGATATGTCTTtgttggtaaaagtaccataaatATCCCTATAATAGAGTAAATTGTTATGTTAcgtacttttatttaaaaaatagataaattagtttcTGTACATTTTTATTAAACAACGAAGGTAGCATGTCACACATACGTTACTCTAACATATAGAGACCAGTTTTTAGCAGTagaaataaacaatttttaacaaaatgatcaatttaattttttaatctaacgtacaagaactaatttacctattttttgagTAGATAAGGCAAAATGAAGTGTAATTCCTACCGTAGGGGTTTTATAGtacttttattgttattgtttttttcTTCCTAGTTTGGATAGCATTTCTTTTGGGCGGTAAACTGTGCCTGAAAAGCTAGTAGAATTTATAGAGCGAATGTGAGTTGTGGGTGTTGGAGTTTTGGTTTCGAGATACTGTTTGATGTTTAAGTTAGTATAAGAGTTCTGTaaggaagaaaaacaaattatGAGGATTCATAGATTTGATATTGTATTGTCATTGTGTTGAAGCCATGTTTTTAAGGAAGTTATTGATGAGTGTTGTATAGAGAACTAGAgatatgataaaatatatatatatatacacactaaaAACCACCATAAGTTAAGCTTTCGCGCATGGGATATGTGTAACTGATTTTATAAGTTTAAATTGGTGAGGTACTTAGGAAAACATATGTGTGCTTGTTAGATACAAAGTTCATTGAACATAACTTACGTGCTAATTTTACTCGATAGTATTAAGTAGGGGCAAGTGTTTGACCGAATCGAATCAAATAGAGTTAATCAAGTTGACgagttatattttataattctaacttgatttgaactttttttgaattgagttgagaaaatgCAATTTAAGTCGAAGTGAaatcatttgaattaaattaaaaataaatttacaatatAACTAGTTCCATGTTAgagcatatatatttaaaaattattttgattttttttgtattttttgttgaaagggaccaatttattcattttttaaattgacAAGGACCAAATGGGTATTTGCATCAatatattatttgagttattcaaattttttgagttattcaaattgtaaaattaaactCGACTCAAACTCAAAAAACCAAACTACTTATTCAAGTTCGACTTGAAAATACCGAATAACTCAtttgattaattcaaaatttgaaaactttttgaTACTTTtaaatcgaatcgagttttgctcaccgcTACACTCAAGTGACTATGATATAAATTACGTTTGAAAGTAGATGTATgtgttttggaattttttttggctgcataaaatattaatatatcaaatttatatatgaattttattttaatgtgtaatttgatatataaGTTTTGATTTTGCATAAATATACACATCAATTTTAAATTgtggttcatatatatatatatatatgaaactttaattttaattcaatagtacacctttaaaaaaatgaataaatacatatattttcatttttttattaatataatagtctgtgtatgtaatatataaatgtaaaatgaTGCTAATTTGATATTTAGTTAGACAATAATTGTTctcttattttaatatattagaaTGCAAAGTTTTAGAAATTAAGGGTGCATGTGATTTAGACAACATTCtctattttcattttccaaaaacagttttcattttctattttttgaaaatttaaaaatatttttggtaaatgaaaataaaaatactttgGCTAGAAAGACTGTTGTTTATGTTtaaattgtggtgccaatgagggcatattggttaggcatataGGTTGATAGAGAATTGGTATAATTTGACAtgatttagcattttttttgttgtgttttgAGTAGTTGTATACATGATTTTTGGTAAGCTTGGGACTTAAGTAAACCATTGTTGAAAATCTTGCATTTCAAGGTATCAAATAATACACACGGTCAGGGGAGAACCCAGCAcctcctaaaatagaaaattttttatatatgccctttaagatttttaaaatattaaattaatacatgttgcctgtaatagcccgattttgggtttagtcgaaacagtagtttcgggaccacaaatccgatgagaaaaaatttattttaaaattttgacatgagttgcattatgataggaatgttgcatgaaaatactgatatgaaaattttatcgatttagtgattaattaatgaaatgacctatttgtataaaatgtagaaattgaattctagaagctagaagggttaaatagctatgaaattcaaaaccaGAGGTTCTTATATAGTAAATAGGCTATCAATCAAAAGATGGTGGATTtttatggatgaatcatccatgaaatttgagaaaaagagaaggactaaattggaatttggggaaattaaaagatgataattaattacatGAACATATCATCCTTttctatcatcttcttccccaaaatttacatggaaaccctaggagagagaaaagagacTTTCTTGGCATAAATTGGTAAGTAAtcatgtcccgtttttaataatttttatatttttgagatcgagatAACATATTCTCTCTATTTTgaggatttatttgaaaagttatcaaggtatggaaATTGTGTCATGGATGAACAtgctgaaaattgaaaatttatggtagaaaataaaaggttgttagTAAATAAACAACTTTCACAAAGTGATTTTGGGTGAAATtgagatttagggactaaatggtAAACTAGTGAAATTCaaaggaaaattttgattttttgtgaAATCTATGGACTTTTATAGATATATATGAATTTCGTTTAGGCTTGAAAAGGGGgttgaattgtatgaatttcatttttcgagcctagggacaaaataggaattaatgaaaagtttaggggcaaaaatgtaatttttccaaagagtgatttttgaactaaattgaataatgtgagtgttaaataagttaaacatgttgttataaatcaagaaagaaggGAAATTGACCTTgatcaataaaaagaaaagtgagaaaaagtgaatatgaaagagtacattcaacaacaaaacagtttagacaACAAAAGttttgtgaatttgaaaaatcatcaaaaatggtgaaaaattaattagaagctgaataatatatgaaattaaatctgaatgagtttattttcacataaaagaaacagtgtatacaaaaaattttatattatgagatatttgaatttgggtgagatagggtcagaatgatttcagaattccctattttgacttggaaaaatcattaaaaagtttacaaaaataattataggttataatttatatgtttaaaatccttaatgagtctattttcaatataaataaatgaggatatcattcgaattctgtacaatgagataattaatttttagtgaagataggtcggaactgtcaaacagtgaaataggggaactttaaagaataaactgtacttattggctaaaccaaaaattctgaaaattttatggtaataagatatgtgagtctattttGAGGAAAAATTAACATATCtcaatttggagctctgtagcttgagatataaataaattagtgactctaACTCAAACAGACAGCTTGAATTTACATACAGGAAAATAGTTATAGtatggataatgttgtttaaatgtgtttacacattaaggatgtggaatagagaggaggaggaggaaaattatatgtgaatattcagctaatatgagtttattttaaaatagctaatgTACATGTtataggttcagggactaaattgaataaaagtaaatttttagggtaattttgtaaaaatataaaaatgaccaaattacatgaaatgaattgttttattatttaatttaataaattgaatgaaatattaatttagattaagatcGGGCAGAAAATTGAGGGaaatagaaaatttccaaaatgcccTTGTATCTTGgtatttttgcaaattaatctggtaagttcgtatgaactatattctatACAATTTTGActaaagtgaatgttatttggtgatgaataatatatatgtatatgtgttagTATTGAACTGAATTTAGAGAACTGAATTGAATAAGAAATATGTgtttgtatcactataattcaaactttatcattattatgtgtttaatttactaattatgtgtggtgagtattttaaggtaagtgtttattgaaatgataaatttatgattGGGTATTGAAATTgagactgatactgatactgaactgaattatggaATATTAAATATTGTTTTGAGTACTGAGTTGAATTGTGAAGTTACTGAATATTGTTATGTATACTACATTAAACTGTGAAATTAGTGAAGTAATGAATTACTGCAATATTGTGAAACTAATTGAAATAAGGAATTATAATTGATACTGAACTAAGATGGAAATTgtactgaaaagtgaattaaataccctattaactagtcgggtttgtcggatatagttggcatgccataggatatgggaGAGTACGGGTTTTTttcggcttactgatcaggcacttatgtgccgactactgttactgttactgattcGACACTTTGTGTATCGAATACTGTTACCGTATTATTAtagattcggcactttgtgtgtcgaatactgttatcGTTACTGTTACCAATTTGACACTTTGTATGTCGAATACTATTACCGTACTGTTACAGATTCGGCACTTTAtctgttgaatactgttactgttactattactgctACCGTTATTGCTTACTGTTTAGGTACTGTGTACCGTTAAGGTACAatgtgccatactggtgtgtttggttggaatccaCGTATTCGCCAAAGCCTGAgtctgttaataggggtaattaaatgaaaagttaaatGGAACAAAATGAAACAGTTGAGCTATTGAAAGAAACGTGATTGtggaatataatttgaaaatgtgaattgaatatgaaaatgtgaaatgaaaacatgaattaaatattCATGAGATAAATAATGGCTCAATGTGATAGTATATGATATTAACTAATGAAAGCCAAATTGAATTgttattggaaatatattatcgaatttaataTTCAGTTTAGATTGAACACGGGATTGAGTACAATTGTTCTGTGGCAAAGGATGAATTGTCggataagaccatagttggactatggcacaaaaagAACGATATACTCATATCCATAAGCCGCTCTTTGATTcagtaagaaatggtaagagacttatgtgtttgaattgaaagaattataGATTATTATTGATATCGATCTGAAGGAAgtgtgtttattgattatattgtatttgacaaaagAAATTATGAAGTATTAgagttatttaaaattttactaagcattcattacttacgtatttgtttttatttatcctacagattatcggaagctcgattgggttggaaacttgttggagatatatcacactatccgtTGGTTATATAGGTATGTTCGAATGTTTGGATTTTGgatatagtggcatgtataggtattttgtttaATAATGGTCTATTTCCATTCACACgtgcagagacacgggcatgtgtcccctacttctaagaaaaaaaatttgaaaagttgagaaatgaccgtatttaatttgtaaactccggtaatactccgtaacctattccggcgacggattcAGGTtacccttaaaaatgataaaaaatttatttaatcatttaaaaattataaagatctagattattaaaattgtgaaattgtacttttactatcgtaaataattacaatttaatttcgcctCCTAAAAAAAGTTTTTGGCTTCACCCCTGCACACAGCTGTGTGCTCTGTTCAATAATCTTAGGTCCACATGGCATCAATTAGTTACACGGTCTGAAGATACAACCGTGTGTTTGTTTTCAATAATGAAAATAGTGAAAACAATTTGGTATGTATttttcaaaatgaaaaagaaaaaaaataagtaaatgatcaaattaaagtataatttattaaaaatgtattacaatagtaaaataaaatgcaattaaataaaaaaaaagtttaaaggttataaaaataaaaataaaatacttctAAAAGGATTCAAAatgggataaattttaaaaaatttatttgtttttgttatgaatatcttattaagtgaatGTCCATCAACATTAGGATACGTCTTgatgtattttaaattctaatagtcattagaagtagatcttttactttatttatactttttatgcctataaatagaggctttggagaatttgtaaatattctgattgatcaataaaatacgctctctctTTGTTCTCCCATTCTATCTGTTCTTTACTCtctgtctatttattttataatagttttcaactttttttttcattttttgtaaaacatttttattgaaaataatgagaacatgttttcttttaccaattttcacataattttatttttattttataaaattcattttcaaaatttttaaccaaccatgtttttgtttttattttgatgatttttatgcaAACAACATACAAGTTCATTAAGTGTTGTGGACATTATAttttgtaatggcctaaattcaaggttatcggaacagtggttttgggaccacaaatccgatgaagaaaaatttatttttcttatatttttatggtctacgatttcacaaaatgatttcgtgaaaatttcgttcgaaaatttcgacgtttgggcactcaatttagtcaaaaggactaaattgtaaaaagtgcaaaagttgagttctacatgttagaagtgtccaattattatgaaattttaaattggaggtccttatatggtaattagaccattggtaacttggtagacaaaaatggacatgagataagtgaaatagaaaattttttaagttaggggcaatttggtaatctagtaataaaaagaattaaaaaggaaaaagatggcaaaaatcatcttcttcttcattaggatgaaatcagcaaggggggaagccatatttagggttttcaagcttccaagctccatagtaagtgatcccaagcctcgtttttaatgttctttacgtttttgagatcccgatagcttaatttaacttattttagcaataatttaacctagggtttttatttggaaaaatacccataggtgaaaagtgtttattttgatgctttatgatagaatatgaagctataaattatgttaaacaatttttgccaagcgattttaagcgaacaCGAGTAAGtagacataatcgataaaaatatctaatattcataagtacatgttagagtgggaatttgatgttggcatagaagagaaaaatgttcagaatgtcataaaacataagaatatgagatgaagtttaatttccgggccttggggcaaaaatgtaattatgcaaaagtttaggggcaaaataatagttttgaaaaagttagagtcgagggctgttttgatgaatgtgagtattaaataagttaaattttctattttagatcaagaagaaggaaattcgaggttagacaaaggaaagaataaagttgaggactaagttggtgaattgggctatatttggtaccgaggtaagtttacggtaaataaatacaatatttcaataattattattaatattgttattttccagcaattatgcatttattttatgaatttatttaatgttgatccaagcatgaaatgataaagaattaaaattaaaaagtcatgttgatacataaggatggtactggatacgaatgtcatgacatttgggtaaataggtcccatgtaagaccatgtctgggacatggcattggcaccgagatgagaggtcccatgtaagaccatgtctaggacatggcgttggcaccgagatgagaggtcccccgtaagaccatgtctgggacatggcatgggcaccgatataagaacatctcatgtaagaccatgtctaggacatggctttgggatgttatgatcaaaagatacccgagtatccttattattctaatgtggttcaacgggctagtaaacgaatcaggtacatgaaagttcagttaaagaaaagaaatggccaactcaggtgagttataagagttaagaatttattatattaacaatttatattcaacgatgcagcaagagaagagtaagttatgaCCACAAGTATAttaagtaaacaagcaagagagctagtatgagattaactaaagagtaaactagagatatagacatttgagtttaattatttgagttaaatattgttatttatttgatagtaaacttactaagttttatgcttacgtcttttatttctctttctcttatagtattgcaaggctacttcaaggatcctaaagaagtcggagatcgtccacactatcaagaacaactactcggtattttatgatgaaacatgtttgagttatggcatgtatagggatttagttattttgtatgtttgtatttatgattttgctatagaatgatgtgtaagtatttgatgatgaatggttgttTAAATGGTCAAGTATGAAgatgtttgttgttataaaagtctaggtgataaattatgtatGAAAATCATGAAAGGGTAAAATTTTGctaagaaacagaattcaggcagcagcagtgacgtgactttgaaaaatcacctaggatagtataaaatgaattagagggtgaatgatatatgtaattaaatcttgttgagtctattttcatggaaaaataacggtttaacaaaagtaattttatattttgagatatatgaattttagtgagacagggtcagaactgtttttggagtcccctgttctgagtttagaaaatcattaaaaattgtataaaatggttatgagttatagtttatatgtctagatttcttattgagtctattttctgtagaaacaagtaagaacttcatatgaaaatcctacagtgagaaaatttatttttagtgacaagaggtcaggatagtcgattagcgaaataggggagattttaactaataaactgtactaattgactaagaaaaaaattctaaaaattttatggtaggaagatatatgagtctagtttcagggaaaatttacggaattaaatttcgagtcccgtagctcaagttataatcaatttagtaactgctgcgcgattggataggtttgctgtaaatagtgaaattaattttcaaagtaaatttttaagctccgaattagtaagataagctaagtaatgcctcgtgcttgactccggcaacggtctcgagtaaggggtgttacatattttcttttcaatacaatagtgatttgaattttgaatttgacATCTAAATTTAGCAATTAGGTTTATTttagtatttgtatttttttagtttaatttggtcTTTAAACTATTAACTTGGATTCTGTCTAGATTTGATGATGTGACAAATGTTACTAGAACAGGACCAGattggatagaccaaaaattGATTGATATAATAGTATGAACAAAGGGTTGAATCAATTAGCTTGAAAACTGCTTGAAGTTGGTAAAAATTGAAAACCGAGACAAAAAGCGACAGTTGAACAagtttagtaaattttttatttttagaattttatgaaattttaattaattattattagtccGAAGATTGAACCAATCGAACTAGTTAAATCAGAAACTGATGGTTTGGCCTGTTCAACTACTTATCTGATTATTAAAACAATGAAATTTAACACAATCTCATAGTGTCAtatccttaaaattttataatttttaagtccAAGACTAAAATATACTTAATTGTCAAGTACAAGTatcaaagtgaacaaaaaaattacaaatataaaagtcaacttaattatcaaattgagAAAACAAAAACTATATAATCCACGACCTCGTTAAACATAATAATATGAACCCTAATTGAATTATACACAAAGATATCACATACAAATTCTTAATACActaatttttatactattttacatGTCTTTTCTTTCACAATAATTtgttttatatgaattttaaattgtattttccACGTTTTTTGTAAGAAAGATATTATATGCAAGGGTTGATGGATAAAAGTACGGACCCCTTCACATGAAAAACAATATATTAAAGAGGGTATCAAGGAGTAGTCATTTAGATTACGAAATCAAGGGATATTTATTGAGAAATGATTCAAACCATGTATTTTGGAGGAGGTGTAGTCCATATACATGTGTAAGTTACAACATTCATTAGCCTATAAATTCAGGATGTGTGGTCCATATACGTGGGTAAGTTACAACATTCATTAGCCTATAAAATCCATTAGCTTTTTTATTCTAGCTCACACAAATCATATTCCCATTGCGCCCCCCCCCCCAATGGAGTGTAGTAGGCAAGTGCAGGTAGTAGATGACAAGCAGCAAGTTGTAAGTTGCCACATGAAATCAGCAGCCTTTGATGAGATCCAACAAAGACGATCTGCAAATTATAAGGCTAACATTTGGCAATATGATTTCTTACAATCCCTTCCAACCATATATAATGTGAGCTTCATTTCACTCCAAtcattctctctctctatatatattgtttttttacAGTAAACACTTTGTATTAATTGTTGGGTCTTTTTCAAAGCACTTTTCTCCCTTCAACTAAATTAACCGCCAAATACATTTGCAGGGTGTGGAATACACGTTAAGGGTTGAGAATTTGAAAGAGAATGTGAAGGACATGTTTGTGGAAGCAAAGGACCAATTAGCCAAATTGGAGCTGATTGACATTATCAGAAAACTAGGCCTTGGGGACCTTTTTGCAGAGGAAACGCATAAAGCTTTACAAACTGTAGTATCTTCcatgaaaaacaacaaaaatggtgAAGAAGAAGAACTCTATATGACTGCTTTACGCTTCAAGCTCCTTAGGCTGCATGGCTACGACGTTTCCCAAGGCATGAAATCTAATCATTATCTCTAGATTAAACTATCTTTTTACAGTATATCTAACTCTCATGAACTACGCAGATGTATTCAATGCAGTCTCAATAACCAAATGCAGTGACATCAAGGGATTGCTTGAACTCTTTGAAGCTTCGTATCTAGCTTTTGAAGGAGAAACC
Coding sequences within it:
- the LOC107941100 gene encoding calcium/calmodulin-regulated receptor-like kinase 1, producing the protein MRTCELGLVFGTTIGVGVGIILAMAIAWYIMYRKRRFDRSHDTEKVGPRADNHPIRIHGSDSSTVLSDSNHSRDSPRTSEWSNMPQWLEGLRRKSVASACGIPKYSYKELQKATWNFTTNIGEGAFGPLYKAQITTGQTVAVKVLATDSKQGAMEFLTEVLLLGRLHHRNLVNLMGYCAERGLHMLVYVYMRNGSLASHLYNEKLEPLTWNLRVQIALDVARGLEYLHYGAVPPVVHRDIKSSNILLDHFMKARVADFGISRQEKSALHSSSDIKGTFGYVDPEYISTSIFTKKSDVYSFGVLLFELMSGKNAQKNLMEYVEFVALGVEDNEGWEEIADPRLEGKFDVQQLNFMGGLAYNCVNPVSRKRPSMRKIVLALSEILKPRNSETYRVITEETTFELDLQGTFDSSLTER